gtacaagttggcaacatatagagacagtccctaccgaacagtgggctcacagtctaaaagggggagacagagaacaaaaccaaacatactaacaaaataaaataaatagaatagatatgtacaagtaaaataaatagagtaataaatctgtacaaacatatatacatatatacaggtgctgtgaggcagggaaggaggtaagatgagggggatggagagggggatgagggggagaggaaggaaggaaagggcaagtcacttaacttctttgtgcctcagttacctcctctgtagaatggggattaagagtgtgaactccccatgggacaacctgatcaccttgtaacctccccagtgcttagaacagtgctttgtgcatagtaagcgcttaataaatgtcatttattattattatcttccaggaGTGATGCCTTTAGTAGTCAGAGAAATGAGGGAACCATCTGGAACCCACTATCCCCAAGGTGGTATTTTCATCTATCAGTGGGTCAGGGAAAGCATTGCGTTGTCCGGTTTATCATTTCTCTATCAGTCTTGTGGTGAGCGGCCCAGACCCAGGCGCGCCGGACCCTCAGGTGTTTGAGCGTGTTGGGGCAGTTCACTCAGGCTGTTTCTCCTTCAGAGCTGCATCATAAAGCGGTACTGCGAGAAGAGGTTCGTCCCCAAATACCTGGCCACCATCGGGATCGACTACGGCGTCACAAAGTAAGTGTCCCAGGAGCCTGCCAGCGGCCCTGGGACTGCCTGTCCAGGGACACAAGGGGATGGGAGTAGAGAAGAGGGTGGGGCCTCCTGGGGATCCCAAGTTCTGCCCTCACCAGAAAAATTCACTTGGATGCTCCCCTTGGGGTGTGGGTGGAGGGGTGCAGATTTCAAACACACGTTGGGACGTTCCTTGGAATCCAGAATGTGGTGCGAAAGCTTCTACACCACGTGTGTGCCAACCATCCATCCCCAATCAGCCTTCTGCCAaccagccatccatccatccatccatccatccaaccaatcATCGAGCCGCCAACTGATTGTCCAACCATCcaggagcatttactgagtgccagtaTGTGCAGAGACCATAAtatgtgctcaggagagtacgatagaattagcagacacaatccctgccttcaagtaatTTACGATCTAGCAGAAGAGACAGAGACTAAAAGAAACTATAGAGAGAACGGAGTAATAGAACGTGTAAGACGTGGGCATAAGTGCTACGTGGGTGTCGTTAATTTATAAGTGCTTAGATGGTATGGGAGTTCTGAACTGAAGGTGGGAGCCTGGGGGAAGAAGTAGGGTTGGTCGATTAGAGATTAGGTCAGGCTAGtacacctggaggagatgtgatttcagaagggccttggaaATAGGGAAAGCAGTGGACAGTGgattaaataagagggagagaccTGGGTAgcctgaagccagtagtgaggagtggGAAAGAATGGGCAGGCTTTGGAAGTTtttaggagggaggagatgtgggCATAATGATCTAAGGGCACCTTCCCCACTGACGCAGTGCTCCCCTGAGGGTTGACGCACTGTCTGTCTCCTAGCCACCACTGTTGACTGTGGGCTGGAGACtccgggaggggaaaggagtgggtgggcggtgtggggaggtgagaggcagGGCATAGTGGGGCATGGCAGGGAGAGCAGTAGGTGGAGGGTGGACTGTTTCCTAATCTAGTTGAGTATGTGCCCTGGGCAGCACCAGGAATGGGCAAGGTCACCGTGTGCCCAGGGAAAGAGGAGCTTATGCCCTGAGTCAGGGCACTCTGCATCCAGATAGCAAAGCATGTACACACCCGACCTTGGGGCCAGTTCCACTTCCATTGCATCCTTTCTAAAGAAAGCCAGCCCGGTGCTCAGTGACCCTTCGGGGTCCGACAAGGGGTTTCCAGCGGTCCGGCGCCACGACCATCCTCTGGAGGCGGGGGGCAGCGCTCGCCCTTCAGGTCACCTGTTGTCCCTTTCAGGGTGCAAGTCCGAGACAGGGAGATCAAAGTGAACATCTTCGACATGGCCGGCCACCCCTTCTTCTATGAGGTGAGGGGTGTCGCCAAGGGGAGGACCCTCTTTGGCTGCCCAGTCATCATGGCACCGCGCGGGCACCTCATCCATTGAGTCGCCTCTCGGGTCACTGCCCCCTTGCCCCTAGCATGCCAACAGGGAGTTTGTTTTGTACCTGGGGCCTGCTGTTGTCTTGTAGAGGCACAGCTCCTCTCAGGAGAAATAGGAACTGTAGAAAACGGATGTTCTGAGTGCCCACTGAGGGCAGTGCTCTGTACCGAGAGCATGGGAAAGTGCAGCAGAAGCCCTGAACAaggcccctgcccacagggaacttccattctaatgggggaaactGGCATAGAAATATTAACACGTGGAatatgtttgtgtgtttgtacGTGTGTGTTCATACCAagaatgggtataaataaataagtacccaGGATATtgggaattaatcggggaagatttactggaggaggtgggatttcagagggcctggaagatggggagagcaactgTTTGGCTGATTTGGGGGAGGAAGTTCTAGGCCCAGGACACAGTGGGAGCGAGGGAATAAAGGCGGGAAAGTCGAGAACTCGGTACAGTTACAagtttagcttgggaggaatgaggaGAGCGGGTTGAGGAGCTGCTAGGTGAGACACCCCGTGCTCACCCCCAGATGGAAGCTATAggctcagcctcccctctgaaaAGTCCTTGGGGGAGTGGGCCGAGGGGTCACCGAATGCCCCGCCATGAATCAGTAATGACCACGGGGTGGAAGAGGGTTGGTCTCTCTCCTCAATCCCCACCCTCTCTCAATACATGGTGGCCCAACTGCTGGTCAGCTGTGTCTCCTGCCCCCATCTGTGGACCCTTGGGGGACTGGGCAAACCCAGGCTCTGTTTGGCTAAGGAGAAAccaccttcttttcctcctcttccccctcctcaaccGGTGATCAGGAAGGGGATAGCTCGggaaaggggcaccagggccttgAGCAgggtgtggggctggagtgatctGACACCTCATGGGAAGTCTAGAACTCCTCACGGGACCTGAGGAGACACACGTGTTCCCCTCCTCATGGGGCCTGAGGACACACGTGTGTTCTCAGGTCCGCAACGAGTTTTACAAGGACACGCAGGGGGCCGTGCTGGTCTACGACGTGGGGCAGAAGGAGTCCTTTGATGCCCTGGAGTCGTGgctgacggagatgaggcaagaACTAGGGCCCCACGGAAACATGGACAATGTCATCTTCACAGTCTGCGCCAACAAGGTACCGGGACTGGGTGACTGGAGTGGCCAGAGCCTTCaacatcatcaccgtcatcattaGAACAATATCAGTAAAAATAATCACAGTATTTAATAAGGGCTTACTGTTGTCCAAACATGGTGCTCCCTTCAAAaatatcagacccagtccctgcccaacctgggacccagagtctaggagggagagtagggatcttttctccattctgtgtaggaaactgaagccaagaggTTTTCTGGGTTTTTTCAAAGTGGtatattgttaagctcttactatgtgccaggcactctattaaacgCCGGGGTTgataaatcaggttgggcccagtccacgttccacatgaggctcacagtcttaattcccattttacagatgagataattgaagcacaaagaagtgaaatgacttgcccagggtcccacagcagacaagtggagctgggattagaacccaggttctcggactcttgggcccgtgctcttcccactaagcaacTCTGCCTGAACCGGGACCGTGGCAGTGACACCACTGCTTTTTTTGCCGTGCCCAGCAGTTGAGCCAGAGCAGAAGTGGTCAAGTTCTTCACCCAGGGTTCCTACTGCCGCCTGGGGGCACGGCCCCCTCTCCTGCTCAGTGATTGCTGTGGGCCAGCTCCCTGGGGGGCACAGGCCCTCGCTCACCTTGCCCTCTGCCTGGCACTGCCGTGTCCCCTAGAGTCCACTGCAGGCCTCCTGGGCACCAACCAAGACAAGGGGACTAAAACCCCTGAAGGTGGGTCAGGTCCATTGGGTCTGGTACCGGTCTGCGAGCCAGAGTCCCCAGGGGCATGCCCAGGGCCAGGCTGGCGCTGTATGAGCTCGGGACCTGTTCAGGGCAGTGGCAACAGTGAGGTGTCCGTGTCGGCCTCGAGGGATTGAGGGTACCCAGGGGTGCTAGCCAAACTTGCCTTCCGGTCCGCACATCCCGCTTTGGGCTCAGGGCATGAGGAGGCATCCGGTGGCCTTTCATTAACTGCACTGGCTTCCCTGCTCTCCTTTAGATCGATGTCTCCAAGCACCGCTGCGTGGATGAGAACGAGGGCCGACTCTGGGCTGAGAGCCGGGGCTTCCTGTATTTCGAAACGTCTGCCCAGACCGGGGAGGGGATCGGTGATATGTTCCAGGTACCTGGGGACACCGGGGGACGGGCCGCGTGGGCTCAGTGTGAGATAATCCGTGGCCCTGAGCGGCTGGGCCTTGGCTGAGGACAGGTGTCTGGACCTGGAGTTTACTGCCAGTCACAGCCCGGTTCCCACCCAGCAATCCCAGCCTCTCAGCTGAAACAGCCCGTGGGGCGGGAAGGCCTGTGGTTGGGGGGCCCGGCCCCCATTGTAGATGCTGCTGCCCCCTTTgagggtgtgtgggggtgggacCGGGTCTCCCCTTCTCCCGGATGGGCTCTCGGCAGCTGCCGCCAGAAGACCTAACCtgttgggggggcgggagggtccCACAGACATTTTTCAGCGCCATCGTAGACCTGTGTGACCACGGCGGGAAGCGGCCGCCAGCGAGCCTCAGCGTGGGCTTTAGCAAGGAGCAGGCGGACACCATCCGCAGGATCCGCGGCAGCAAGGACAGCTGGGACATGCTCGGGGTCAAGCCCGGGTCCAGCAGGTGGGCCGGCATGGGGACTTGGGAGGGAGTAGCTGGGGCCCCTGGGTGGGGTCCAGGGGGGCAGCCATTCCTCGCCAAACCGCAGGCGTCGGCCCCCAGTCTGGCCTGCCGGTGTACGGCGGGGGGCCCCCAGGGGACcagtcacctcctcttcctcctcctgcaccaACTCCTGCTCCTGCATGGGTGAAACCCGGGCCCTCATCCACCCGTGGCAGGAGTGACACCCACCGTCTCCAGCCTTACCATCCTGGAGCAACAGGCCAGGACGGGGAAGGTATTGCCCCTGCCTGAGGGTGATGGGCTGTGCCCGGCCAAGGGCCAGCTTTGGCCTGACCAGgtccctcctcctgcctgtcTGCAGGGACGAGGTGAACAGGGCCTACCGGAAGCTGGCCGTTCTGCTACACCCAGACAAGTGTGTGGCTCCCGGCAGTGAGGATGCCTTCAAAGCCGTGGTGAATGCCCGGACCTCCCTGCTGAAGAACATCAAATAGCGGGAGGCCGAGCGGGAGTTGGGGTGGGAatcggggggtggagggagggaaaccgGAGCCAGGAgctagggagggatgggggtagggagCGAGTTTCCCGGAGACTTGAGGTGGACCTGAGATTTTGGCCTGCGATGCCTGCCCGCCAGCCTCACTGAGCCGTGGTGGCCTTGAGCTGCGGCCCGAGGACGGATCACAGATGGGCTTCTGGTGCCCGGCTGGTGCCTCTCTGCATTTGGCAGCTGGAGCTCACATCCTTccacccatctgtccatccatgtGTGTGCAGTGAGTGGGCTTTCCCCTGGGTTTGATGGTCAGTTTTATGGCGTGGGGACAATCGGGCTGGCCGCCTCTTGGCCGGGATCCAGATCCGTTCGGTGTTGAGCATCCTCGGGTCAGGCCTCCAGATAGCTGGCCGGCTCCCCGTGCTGGCACGGTCAAGCTGGACTCGTCCCCACCCCTTGTCTTAGGCTTGGCCCTGGGCGGGGTGCAGGAACTAGGCAGGGTCTGGAGAACAAGAGGGCCATGGAGACCAAGACCTGGACCGGGAGGGGTCTGGGGAGCACAGGGGCTGATTTGGGCCCAGTATTTGCCCAGGGCCAAGTCTGCTGACTGAAGCAGAGAGGATTCCTCTGTGGTGCCAAGTCTCTCACTTCTGTGCCATTTCCCTGCAGCGGGACCACCCGGCGGCAATGCCCCAGGGAAGGCACCGCTGCCAGGCCGACCCCTTCCAGGGTCtctgcccccactccccatcccctgctctgAGCCTCTTCCACCACCCTcactttctcctccccccacGCCTCTGCCCATCTCAGCCCTGAAAATGGTTTGTTGGCATGGCAACAGGGGCTCTCTGCAGCCTCGGCCTCTGGCCACAGGAGCAACACCTCCATGCTGGCCAGCATCCAGGCCAAACCAAACCGTGGCCAAGCTGGAGCTGGAGACGAGGGAGGGGAGGCCTAGAGCAGCCCCACGGGCTGGGCCTGCTGCCCAGACCCCCACTGCCACCCGCCTGGaccccccctcctcttttctgGCTGTTGCCTGTGTCAAGTCACCCTCTTCCCAATAACAGACCTGATGTGGAAGAGTGGGCTGAGTGCTTGTGGAATCATGTGCCCGCGAGCCTGGGCACCACCAAGCTGTCTGATGACAAGGAGTTAAGCCGCCTGCGCTGAGCTGGGTGAGGTGGATTCAAGCCACAAGAGCCAGATCGGGCAGACGGTCACATCGGATAGCCTCAGCACCCTGATCCAGCCGAGTCCGCgtggagtttcctgaggatgGCCGGCACCTCTGCCCCTGGCTGAGAGGTCTGTGTGGTGTTATACatggccctccttccctcctgccttgcTGTGTACATGTCTTTCATTGAAATGAAAACGTTTAAACCACCAAGCGTAAACATGGGCTGCTTGCGTCCTTGCACAGCAGGGCGGTGCCGCCACAACAGAGAATTCAACTAGGGGTGGGGGTCTGGAGGGGAACCTCAGGTGAGGGGCCCAGCAAGCTCTGGggtgtaattgtgatatttgctaaagccttactatggtgccaaacactgtacaaagttctggggtaagatacaagataattagaacttgtctgctgtgtgaccttggtcaagtcactttacttctctgtgcctcagttacctcatctgtaaaatggggattgagactgagccccacgtgggaaagggactttgtccaacccgatttgcttgtatccaccccagcacttggtacagtaagcgcttaccaaaccaccattattgttatgacaGATCCAAGGTCCCCAGTCGCCCCACCAGCCTGCCCAGACCTTGCCCTGCCCTCACTCACTGGCCACGTTTCTCGTGtgtctgccacgggcctgctgcatgacctcaagACACAGGTGGTCTCTAGGCCTACCTATATCTTCTAAAGGGGGGAGGACGCTGCAGGCCCTGACCCTCTGGGTGACCCTTACCCACTCTTCCTCCCACCGTCCATCCCGGGGCAGTTGTAAGTTAGGGTGACAGGAGAGGGCCACTCACTTCTCCCCCCGTGGGGATCCGCCCGCTTCAACCTCCAGCCTGCAGCCCCAGGGTTGTGGCTCTGGGAAGTGATAACGGTAGTGGGATTTATTCAACGCGGGGCAGGGCACCCCCTGGATTCCAGAGGAGCTACCGGGGGGCGCCAGCTGCCAAATGACCGCCTCTGGCCCCGGCCTATGTGTCCAGCGGGCCGGCCAGGGTCCCGGCCCCAAAATCACTCCCCCCGGGCTCCCAGGCGGCCCGGCCGGGCACCAAGAGGCCGGGCCCTCCAGGGCCCTGGCCAACCACCGCCCCAGGtggttcttctcccttctcccttctcccctgaccTAGGGGGTCGGGTTGGTTTGAGTGGGCTGGGGGCAGCAGCGGGAGCTGGCAGGACGTATCCAATTTCCAGCATCCAGTTCTTGGGGCTAATGGAAGGGAGAGTCTGAGCTCTCCCAGCCTGACGGAAAAGGACAGTaatcgggtcaatcaatcaatctatcggtgATATTTACAGTGCCTGCTATATACGGAAGGACATACCTTTCCCCTCCCCGACTCCATCAGTGCCTGAACATTGTTCACCTGAGAGGGCAGAAGACCCGAACAAGTGCCCAAGATGTGTGCGACCGTCCAAGGGATTCTCCCATAGGAAGGCACACTCACACTCGTGGCTGCTTTCTTGCCAGTGGCAGCGCCATCTCCACCAGCCGCCTGACTCTACTCACTCCActcttttaatagtaataattgtggtttatgTTAAATTCTTTCTGCGTcctaggcattgtattaagcactggggtagacacgaggtaatcaggtcagacgggaCCCCTGActgaaatggggctcagagtctaaggggaggaagcaacatgggctagtggaaagagcacaggcttgtaagccagaggacctgggttctaatgtcagctctgccatttatctgttctgtggccttgagcaagtcacataacctttcgatgactcagttacctcatctgtaaaatggagattcgctcctgcttagactgtgcccaacttgattatcctttatctactccagcacttagtacagtgcttggcatatagtaactgcttaacaaataccattattattatttcagtccccatttatggatgaggaaattgaggcacagagaagttaacaagcagtgtggcatggtggaaagagcccgggcttgggagtcagaggtcccaggttctaatcccggctctgattagaacccaggtctactggcctccaggcccatgtgctttcaCAAGGCTACATCACTtctcacctactgtgtgaagcactgcattaagattTGGGAAAGTAAAGCCGAGGTAAAAGGCCCAATCCCTACCCttcaggggcttacagtccaatagGTCACCAGCCTCGAGGAGAAACTCCTCCGCAgtacagtacagcgctctgacccCAAAGAGTGTTCAGTAAGGCCACTGATCTGCAGGGATGGCCtccatccgtcaatcaatcatatttattgagtgcttactgtgtgcagagcactgtactaagcgcttgggagagtgaaatataacagagttgatagaaccattccctgcctacagcgactttacagtctagaggaagagacagacactaaaataaataaatactttatgcataagtatataaatgctgtgggactgagggagtggtgaataaagggagcaaattcaagtgcaaaggcaatgtagaagggagtcgaagaagaggaaatgagggcaacagtcagagaaggcctcttggaggagatatgcctttggtaaggctttgaaggtggggaagagtcacTATCTCGGTCTTCCAAATGTGAATCTGGGCCgggaaggggagagtcaggagtgttggaAGGTCCAAGATGGTTCACCAGAatagtcagagatggagaggggagagtcagaggcgcTGGCCGATCCATTTCCAGCCACGAGGGTGGGTGTCCTGCAGGATTCTCCAAGCATCCTGGTGCCCTCGTTGgagacagagtcctgggctggggggctgggaagcTGAACCAGGCAGCGTCTTCCAGGACTAAGGGTTCTGTAGCAGTTCTGTAGTGGGCGAGGCAGACAaagaggatggggggggagggtgcTTCAGCTAGAGGGAAGAGCAAGAACAGCAGCTGGGATGGGCGGGAGGGCGGGTAGACTGGGCAGAGGTGGAGTGCGGGGTTCAGGCAGCTAGCAGACCACAGCTCCcccagtcttcaaagcccttctgaaatcacatcgcctccaggaagtcttccctgattaatcgctCAAATCTCCACCCTACATCCCCCAGCGACTGCCATTTGGCCCTTccaaagaaactcctcaccattagctttaaaacactcaatcactttggcccctcctaccttagtAATCTccctggtttcctactacaacccagcccgaatgctttgctcctctaatgccaacctactccactgtacttcgttctcaactatctcaccacggacctctcacccacaccctgtctctgtcctggaacgcctccttcttcatatctgacacggTCATTCACCCCacgttcaaagtcttattgaaggcacatctcctctaagaggccttctccaactaagccctcatttcctcttttcccactcccttctgcatcacccttgaacttggatttgcactctataGCCCTCACTcactccacggcacttatgtgcatgtccgtcatttatttatttatactactgtctgcctccccgtctagactgtgagctcgttgtgagcagggaacgtgtctaccaactctgttatactgtactctcccaagcacctagtacagagatctgcacacagtaagcgctaaataaataaaatcgattgattgattcctcaacaTCTGAGCACTTGTTATCTCACCCCAGTAGCACTTTGATACCTATTTTATGTCTGCTGTAGACTCTGTGGTCCGTACtgaaccatagagaagcagcgtggctcggtggaaagagcccgggctttggagtcagaggtcatgggttcaaatcccggctctgccaattgtcagctgtgtgactttgggccagtcacttaacttctctgtgcctcagttccctcatctgtacaatggggatgaagactgtgagccccctgtgggacaacctgattgccttgtaacctccccagcgcttagaacagtgctttgcacatagtaagcgcttattattattgctggtaaccttggcattatcctcaactcatctttcattCCACCCCGCACGTACAGGCTGTTACCAAATCCCCTCATTCCTACCCTCTCaactcgccctttcctctccaaccaaacggtTACCTCGTTGATCCACGGCGCGTATCCTATGCCACCTTGAgtcctgcatcggcctcctcattgacctccctgcctccggtctctcccctctccgggccTTACTTCGCCCTTCTGCCCGCATCATATTTGACGAAAGGacgttccccactcctccaaaccctCCGGTGGCCGCGCATTCATCTCTGCATCGCGCGGAAACTTCTGGGTGCCCCCTCGGACCCCCGGGCTCCTCCCAGCCCCGTCCCCGAGGCCCGGCCccgcgggagggggggggggggggcctgcggCTCGCTTGTCAGCCTAGCAACGCTCCGTTCGGTCCTTAGCAACGGTGTTTGCGCAGCAGAGGCGGCCTCTGGGAGATGCCCAGCCCAAATGCTTAACCCTTCGATTGCCGCGACTCCCCACCGACCCCAGGGCTGTGCTCAGCTCAGTCCTTCCATCGCCCCGGGGGGAGAACGGTGGCGGGCggcaagggaagggaaggcccAGCCTGGGGCTGCgggcactcactcattcattcattcattcaatcgtatttattgagcgcttactgtgtgcagagcactggactaagcgcttgggaagtacaagttggcaacatatagagccggtccctacccaacagtgggctcacaatctagaagggggagacggagagcaaaacaaaacatattaaccaaataaaataaatagaatatgtacagtcaatccatcgatgataataataataatcttggcatttattaagcgcttactatgtgcaaagcactgttctaagcgctggggagtttacaaggtgatcagattgtccacgtggggctcacagtcttagtccccatttggcagatgaggtaactgaggcacagagaagttaaatgactggcccaaagtcacagagctgacaagtggcggagcctggatttgaaccgatgacctgtgactccaaagcccgggctctttccattgagccacgctgcttccatatcgatgatatgtattgagcgcttagtgtacgcaatcaatcaatcaatcgtatttattgagcgcttactgtgtgcagagcactgtactaagcgcttgggaagtacaagttggcaacatatagagacagtccgtacccaacagtgggctcacagtctaaaagtgaatgcAATCattcgggaagcagtgtggcatagtggatagagcaggagcctgggagtcagaaggttgtgggttctaatcccgctgcacaacttgtctgctgtatgaccttgggcaagtcacttcgcttccctatgcctcagttacctcatctgtaaaatggggattaagacattaagcttcatgggggacagggactgtccaacccgatttgcttgtatccaccgtagcactcagtacagtgcctgcaatatagtaagcgcttaacaaataccatggttattattattacaatgagttggtagacacattctctgcccgcaatgagctcacacagtctagatggggagaccgacattaatataaatacataaattacggagTTGTCCTCGCAGGCTCTGCCCCGTCTCTGGCTTCGGGGCACGTTGCGGGGGCCGGGTCACAGGGCAGAGGGCAGCCCCGAGAGGGGGGGAGGGATGTACTGTTGGCATGGCCCAGCGGAGAACGGCTGGGGAAGCCTCGGAgccgactgtatatatgtatatatgtttgtacatatttattactctatttatttatttattttacgtgtacatatctattctatttattttattttgttagtttggttttgttctctgtctcccccttttagactgtgagcccactgttgggtagggactgtctctagatgttaacaacttgtacttctcaagcgcgtagtacagtgctctgcacacagtaagcgctcaataaatacaattgattgattgactgactctgggaAAGCGTGGGATAACGGACAATGAGCAGGAGAAGCCCCACCAGAAACCTAGTGGCCTGCCCGGTGTGGTCCCCCGGTGAACTCGGTGTCGGGGAGTGGCCCGGATCGGGGGTCTGGGGGCTTGTGACCTCCACAACAATTTCCGGATccgc
This sequence is a window from Tachyglossus aculeatus isolate mTacAcu1 chromosome X2, mTacAcu1.pri, whole genome shotgun sequence. Protein-coding genes within it:
- the DNAJC27 gene encoding dnaJ homolog subfamily C member 27 isoform X3 codes for the protein MEPNAPKRREPRGALRIKVISMGNAEVGKSCIIKRYCEKRFVPKYLATIGIDYGVTKVQVRDREIKVNIFDMAGHPFFYEVRNEFYKDTQGAVLVYDVGQKESFDALESWLTEMRQELGPHGNMDNVIFTVCANKIDVSKHRCVDENEGRLWAESRGFLYFETSAQTGEGIGDMFQTFFSAIVDLCDHGGKRPPASLSVGFSKEQADTIRRIRGSKDSWDMLGVKPGSSRDEVNRAYRKLAVLLHPDKCVAPGSEDAFKAVT
- the DNAJC27 gene encoding dnaJ homolog subfamily C member 27 isoform X2; its protein translation is MEPNAPKRREPRGALRIKVISMGNAEVGKSCIIKRYCEKRFVPKYLATIGIDYGVTKVQVRDREIKVNIFDMAGHPFFYEVRNEFYKDTQGAVLVYDVGQKESFDALESWLTEMRQELGPHGNMDNVIFTVCANKIDVSKHRCVDENEGRLWAESRGFLYFETSAQTGEGIGDMFQTFFSAIVDLCDHGGKRPPASLSVGFSKEQADTIRRIRGSKDSWDMLGVKPGSSRPDVEEWAECLWNHVPASLGTTKLSDDKELSRLR
- the DNAJC27 gene encoding dnaJ homolog subfamily C member 27 isoform X1, which encodes MEPNAPKRREPRGALRIKVISMGNAEVGKSCIIKRYCEKRFVPKYLATIGIDYGVTKVQVRDREIKVNIFDMAGHPFFYEVRNEFYKDTQGAVLVYDVGQKESFDALESWLTEMRQELGPHGNMDNVIFTVCANKIDVSKHRCVDENEGRLWAESRGFLYFETSAQTGEGIGDMFQTFFSAIVDLCDHGGKRPPASLSVGFSKEQADTIRRIRGSKDSWDMLGVKPGSSRDEVNRAYRKLAVLLHPDKCVAPGSEDAFKAVVNARTSLLKNIK